In one Oxyura jamaicensis isolate SHBP4307 breed ruddy duck chromosome 14, BPBGC_Ojam_1.0, whole genome shotgun sequence genomic region, the following are encoded:
- the MAFK gene encoding transcription factor MafK, translated as MTTNPKPNKALKVKEESGENAPVLSDDELVSMSVRELNQHLRGLTKEEVIRLKQRRRTLKNRGYAASCRIKRVTQKEELERQRVELQQEVEKLARENSSMKLELDALRSKYEALQTFARTVARGPITPAKVATTSVITIVKSAEISSSSVPFSAAS; from the exons ATGACGACTAATCCCAAACCGAACAAGGCGTTAAAG GTAAAGGAGGAGTCGGGAGAGAATGCCCCCGTGCTGAGCGACGATGAGCTCGTGTCAATGTCCGTACGGGAGCTGAACCAGCACCTGAGGGGTCTCACCAAGGAGGAGGTCATCCGGCTGAAGCAGCGGAGGCGCACGCTGAAGAACCGGGGCTACGCTGCCAGCTGCCGCATCAAGCGCGTGACTCAGAAAGAGGAGCTCGAGAGGCAGCGGGTTGAGTTGCAGCAAGAGGTGGAGAAGCTGgccagagaaaacagcagcatgaaGCTCGAGCTGGACGCCTTGCGCTCCAAGTACGAAGCACTCCAGACCTTTGCTCGTACTGTGGCGCGAGGGCCTATTACCCCGGCCAAAGTTGCCACCACCAGTGTCATCACCATTGTGAAATCCGCCGAAATCTCATCCAGTTCTGTGCCGTTCTCAGCAGCGTCCTAG
- the TMEM184A gene encoding transmembrane protein 184A yields the protein MSNATRAVPSPTPPSSPGPSTVTRLVSATPSPALAVLMTTHNDSQDGQQLFLTTTAAQVISGIFVWSALIITFHQIYTHLRNYTVPKEQRYIIRILFIVPIYAFDSWLSLLLLGSHQYYVYFDSVRDCYEAFVIYSFLSLCFEYLGGESTIMTEIRGKPIASSCFYGTCCLQGMSYSIGFLRFCKQATLQFCIVKPLMAIVTIILQAFGKYHDGDFNVRSGYLYITIIYNFSVSLALYALFLFYFATMDLLRPFEPVLKFITIKAVIFLSFWQGTLLAILEKCGVIPEVQIIDGKEVGAGTVAAGYQNFIICIEMLFASIALRYAFTCQVYREKKENTTANLAPMQSISSGLKETMSPQDIVQDAIHNFSPTYQQYTQQSMQETEHKVPGQNGHVASKAEGVSSRKSKNIEKRVLILSDEEL from the exons ATGAGTAATGCCACCCGGGCCGTGCCCTCTCCCACgccacccagctccccaggacCCAGCACGGTGACCAGGCTGGTCTCGGccaccccttccccagcccttgcCGTGCTGATGACCACCCACAACGACTCCCAGGATGGCCAGCAGCTTTTCCTGACCACCACGGCAGCACAGGTCATCTCCGGCATCTTCGTCTGGTCGGCGCTCATCATCACCTTCCACCAG ATCTACACGCACCTGAGGAACTACACTGTCCCCAAGGAGCAGCGCTACATCATCCGCATCCTCTTCATTGTGCCCATCTATGCCTTCGACTCCTggctcagcctcctcctcctcggcaGCCACCAGTACTATGTCTACTTTGACTCAGTGCGTGACTGCTATGAAG CTTTCGTGATTTACAGCTTCCTAAGCCTGTGCTTTGAGTACCTCGGTGGGGAGAGCACCATCATGACGGAGATCCGAGGGAAGCCCATTGC GTCCAGCTGCTTCTATGGGACCTGCTGCCTTCAGGGCATGTCCTACTCCATTGGGTTCCTGCGCTTCTGCAAGCAG GCCACGCTGCAGTTCTGCATCGTGAAACCACTCATGGCCATCGTCACCATCATCCTGCAGGCGTTCGGGAAGTACCACGACGGGGACTTCAA TGTCCGAAGCGGCTACCTCTACATCACCATCATCTACAACTTCTCCGTCAGCCTGGCACTTTACGCCCTCTTCCTCTTCTACTTTGCCACCATGGACCTGCTGCGCCCGTTTGAGCCAGTCCTCAAGTTCATCACCATCAAGGCCGtcatcttcctctccttctgGCAAG GGACACTGCTGGCAATCCTGGAGAAATGCGGGGTGATCCCCGAAGTTCAGATCATAGACGGGAAGGAGGTGGGAGCTGGGACAGTGGCTGCTGGCTACCAGAACTTCATCATCTGCATTGAGATGCTCTTTGCTTCCATTGCCCTGCGCTACGCGTTTACCTGCCAGGTgtacagggagaagaaagaaaacacaacag CAAACCTTGCCCCGATGCAGAGCATCTCGAGCGGGCTGAAGGAGACCATGAGCCCCCAGGACATCGTGCAGGATGCCATCCACAACTTCTCGCCCACGTACCAGCAGTACACCCAGCAGTCCATGCAGGAGACAGAGCACAAAGTGCCGGGCCAGAACGGGCACGTGGCCTCCAAGGCAGAGGGAGTgagcagcagaaagagcaaaaacattGAGAAGAGGGTGCTGATCCTGTCAGACGAGGAGCTGTAG